One Lepisosteus oculatus isolate fLepOcu1 chromosome 4, fLepOcu1.hap2, whole genome shotgun sequence genomic window, AGAAAAATAGTCACAGCAGTTGCTTAGGTCAGGGAGAAATCTGTGTCCTGggctgttttttgttctgattgTTCGGGATCTGGCTGGAAGTAAAACTGCACTGCAGTGTCCAAACAAGATTTGTCACATGTGCTGGGGTCAAAGGTCAAGCCGGGCTGTTCAATCCTGCTCTGCGGGCTCTGGTATCGCCTCCTTTCCTGAAAGGCCAGGCGAGAGTACAGCCAGGCTTAGGCCTGTGTGGTGTCCACCACAGGCACGCAGCGAGGAAGTGAGCCCTGTCTCCTAGTCCCGATCGATTCTCTCCTACAGCCAGTCAGATCTCTCCTGTACCGCTCAGATCTCTCCTGATCCCAGTCGGATCTCTCCTGTACCGCTCAGATCTCTCCTGATCCCAGTCGGATCTCTCCTGTACCACTCAGATCTCTCCTGATCCCAGTCAGATCTCTCCTGTACCGCTCAGATCTCTCCTGATCCCAGTTGGATCTCTCCTGTACCGCTCAGATCTCTCCTGATCCCAGTCGGATCTCTCCTGTACCGCTCAGATCTCTCCTGATCCCAGTCGGATCTCTCCTGTACCGCTCAGATCTCTCCTGATCCCAGTCGGATCTCTCCAGGTGTCACCGGCACACCTGTGCTCTTTCCTCCCTGTCGTTCGCTCCTCCTGGAGCTGGAGTGGCTgtgtggaggaggagctggactgactcccctctctctccgctggcgccCGCAGGGGGGACGAGGACACGGAGTACAATGTCTTCCACGACATGGCCTACCCCAAGAGCAAGGCGGAGGCCGAGAGGCTGGTCCTGAACGCCAACGGCAAGCAGGTAAGACTGCAGCCCCCCGGTCCTGTGGGCACAGAGCCCTCACTGCTGCAGACTGGCACTGAGGGACTGTACCTCCTGCCCCAGTCTGTCCTGTGGGCACAGAGCCCTCACTGCTGCAGACTGGCACTTAGGGACTGTACCTCCTGCCCCAGTCTGTCCTGTGGGCACAGAGCCCTCACTGCTGCAGACTGGCACTGAGGGGCTGTACCTCCTGCCCCAGTCTGTCCTGTGGGCACAGTGCCCTCACTGCTGTAGACTGGCACTGAGGGACTGTACCTCCTGCCCCAGTCTGTCCTGTGGGCACAGAGCCCTCACTGCTGCAGACTGGCACTGAGGGGCTGTACCTCCTGCCCCAGTCTGTCCTGTGATCACAGAGCCCTCACTACTGCAGACTGGCACTGAGGGACTGTACCTCCTGCCCCAGTCTGTACTGTGGGCACAGAGCCCTCACTGCTGCAGACAGGCACTGAGGGACTGTACCTCCTGCCCCAGTCTGTACTGTGGGCACAGAGCCCTCACTGGTGCAGACTGGCACTGAGGGACTGTACCTCCTGCCCCAGTCTGTCCTGTGGGCACAGTGCCCTCACTGCTGCAGACTGGGACTGAGGGACTGTACCTCCTGGCCCAGTCTGTCCTGTGGGCACAGAGCCCTCACTGCTGCAGACTGGCACTGAGGGGCTGTACCTCCTGCCCCAGTCTGTCCTGTGATCACAGAGCCCTCACTACTGCAGACTGGCACTGAGGGACTGTACCTCCTGCCCCAGTCTGTCCTGTGGGCACAGTGCCCTCACTGCTGCAGACTGGGACTGAGGGACTGTACCTCCTGGCCCAGTCTGTCCTGTGGGCACAGAGCCCTCACTGCTGCAGACTGGGACTGAGGGACTGTACCTCCTGGCCCAGTCTGTCCTGTGGGCACAGAGCCCTCACTGCTGCAGACTGGCACTGAGGGACTGTACCTCCTGCCCCAGTCTGTACTGTAACCACAGTACCCAATGTGTGATGTTGTTTCAGATCAGCGGGGAGAAGGTCCTGTACACTTGTGCCCTGCGCCCCACTGGTATCTATGGGGAGAACCATCAGCTGATGAAGGATTTCTACAACAGGGGCATGAAGACTGGGGGCTGGATACTGAGGGGCATCCCCGAGCACATTGAACATGGCCGTGTCTACGCAGGTACACACTCTGATCCTCACTCCCACACCAGCTCATTCCTGTAACACCCGGGCAGCCTGCAGTCATCATGGGAAACAGCAGAATTCCCATGAGTGCATGTGTTCCTGCCGAACCCATGAGGACCAGCTCCGGCCGCCTCCACTCAAGCCTCCAATTAAGCACTGACTCCAGTAAAGCATTTAAATCTCAAATCTGTGCTGCGTCAGTGCTCTGACATTGAGCTTCCTGAGGTAGTACAGTCTCCTGCCTGCTTAGCACAACGCAGGATATCAGAAATGCCGTCTAATTTCTGCTTTTTGATCATCATCTGCAACACTGGTCCAGCAAAGTGCCTTCGCTGTGAGCTTGTGTTTTCATCATGCTTCCCTGGCAGCCCCATTTCACCAGGCTCTGCCAGTCAGCCTCAGCATGTCAGACTCTCCTAGTCACTGTCTCCTCCCCACACACCTGAACATCACCTCTGCCTTACAGTCTCCTCACCCTACACCAGAACATCACTTCCGTTTCACTGTGGTTCTTCTCACCCCACACCTGAACATCACCTCCATCTCATTGTCTCCTCACCCTACACCTGAAAACCACCTCCGTCTCACTGTCTCCTCACCCCACACCTGAACATCACCTCTGTCTCACAGTTTGTgtatctctgtgtctctctgtctgtctcctcATCACACACCTGAACATCACCTCCATCGCTCTGTCTCCTCACTCCAAATCACTGTCTCCTCACCCCACAGCTGAACATCACCTCTGTCTCACTGTCTCCTCACCCCACACCTGAACATCACCTCCGTCTCACTGTCTCTTTACTCCACACCTGAACATCACCTCCGTCTCACTGTGGTTCCCCTCACCCCACACCTGCGTATCACTTCTGTCTCACCACCCCACACCTGAACATCACCTCCGTCTCACAGTTTGTCTCCTGTATCTCTCTGCCTCAGGAAATGTAGCCTGGATGCACCTGCTGGCCTGCAGGTCCCTGCAGGAGCGCCCCCTACTGCTGGGAGGGCAGGTGTACTTCTGCTATGACGAGTCTCCCTACAAGAGCTATGAGGACTTCAACATGCAGTTCCTGTCGGGCTTCGGCTTCCGCGAGGTGCGCATCCCCATGTGGCTGCTGTGGGCCGCGGCCATGACCAACGACCTGCTGCACACGCTGCTCAGGCCGCTGTGTAGCTACTCGCCCCTGCTGAACCGCTACACGCTGGCCGTGGCCAGCACCACCTTCACCGTGAGCACCGACAAGGCCCGCCGCCACTTCGGCTACCAGCCCCTGTACTCCTGGGAGGAGAGCCGGTGCCGCACGCTGGCCTGGGTGCAGACCTTCCGGGAGTGAGCGTGGGGGTGCCGATCCGAGCGGATCAGTGGCGCCGCAGGGACGGGGAGGGGGGAGAGACAACAGAGAGTCCAGAAGACGAGAGGCATCTCAAACCTGCaacctctccctctgtctcactctcacaccctCCCTGTTCCAGTCCCTCACACAGTCTCTCTGACGCTTctactctctctttctctctcactctcacactcacactctctcccagtctctcaGACTCACTCTCACCCTCACTCtatctctctcactctcacactcacactctctcccagtctctcaGACCCACTCTCACCCTCACTCtatctctctcactctcactctcccactctctcactctatcccagtctctctcactcactctTTCCTTCACACCTTTCACTCTCTCTCATCCTCACTCcctgtcactgtgtctctcactcctgctctctctcactctctctcactctttcTCGCTCTCACTCCctgtcactgtctctctcactctgcCCTCACTGTGTGCCTTCAGTCAGAGCTGACCTGCTTGTCTCAGGTTCCTCAGACGAGACTCTCTCCTTCATTCCAGTCTCTCTGCCGTTAACCTTGACACCTGACCTCACACTGCAGGGCCAGCAGTACAGCTCAGGTCTGTCGTACCCTGGTCACGTGCTGAACTGTGCTCTGAGTGCTGCTGTTGAATTTGTACAGCAGCTCCTGCAGATCAGTGGACCCAGTCTTGGTCCTGCAGGAACCCAGTCTGCTGGCTCTCCCTCCAGCTGAGCGCCAAATCTCCACTGCTGATTGAAGGTTTAATTCGTCCTCTTGCTCATTCAGTGTTTTGACGTATTTCTTCAGACCTGTGTCAGTCCAGAGTGACACTATCTTGGACATGCCCTCAAGTGGGAGTGACACGGTTAGACACGCCCCAACAGGGGAGTGACACTATCTTGGACATGCCCCCAAGTGGGAGTGACACTGTTTAAGACACCCCCCTGGTGGGACTGTCTGTGtatcagacactcagacacgcTAGTGACCATGCTAGTAGACATGCCAGTGGGAGTGGCCCTTTATCGGACACGCCCAGAGTGGGAGTGGCGCTGTATCAGATCCGCCCACTTTGGGCAAGTTGCTCCATGTTACATTTCGGGTTCAGAACTGGAACAGGGTTGATACAGTTACAAATCCCACCTGAacttttaaaagctgaaagcaaattgataatcaccccccccccccccccaacggGGAACTGAAATGAGTCAGTCTGTGAGGAAGAGCTCAGGCTGGAGTGAAAACCAGGAGACGCAGATCCTCCTGGAGCAGGACTGGGAGCCACAGCTCTACGGCGACGCTGAGCCACACAAACCCGACTGTCTGGGTCGTCCTGGGCTCTCT contains:
- the LOC102690188 gene encoding 3 beta-hydroxysteroid dehydrogenase type 7-like, coding for MTVQPGRVYLVTGGCGFLGQHLVRLLVEKEETVSEVRLFDLHVDPSLEQLGTERVKIRLIQGDITDYPTVRDALQGVHLVIHSASLVDVWYRIPEETIRAVNVHGTENVLRACEELGVQYLVYTSSMEVVGPNVKGDHFYRGDEDTEYNVFHDMAYPKSKAEAERLVLNANGKQISGEKVLYTCALRPTGIYGENHQLMKDFYNRGMKTGGWILRGIPEHIEHGRVYAGNVAWMHLLACRSLQERPLLLGGQVYFCYDESPYKSYEDFNMQFLSGFGFREVRIPMWLLWAAAMTNDLLHTLLRPLCSYSPLLNRYTLAVASTTFTVSTDKARRHFGYQPLYSWEESRCRTLAWVQTFRE